Within Thermococcus indicus, the genomic segment CGGCCACACCGCCGGAAGCTCCTGCCTCTACTTGGACGATGGAGAGACGAGGATAATGTTCACCGGAGACACGGTGTTCAGGGGAACCGTTGGCAGGACCGATTTGCCAACCGGAAACGGGTGGAAACTCCAGGAGAGCCTCGAGAGGCTCAGGGATTACGACGTTGACTTCGGCCTTCCTGGGCACGGCTGGGTCATAAAGGAGTGGGGAGAGAACATCGACGAAATCCTGGGGTGGCTCTGATGCGGAAAGGTTCTGTGAAGGAGGTTCTGGCGAAGCTCAAATACGATCCGCGGGAAAATGAGAACGACTACTACGTCGTAATCGAGCACCGCGGTGCCTACGGTGACGTCAAGAAAATCCCCGTTGAGATGATAGAGCTCGGTCACGGCTACTTCTTCGTCGGAGATGCTCAGATACCGTACCACCGCATCCTGAAGGTCGTTAGAAAAGATGGGAAGGTAATATGGGAGACGAGGAAACTCTGATCAGGAGACCTCCATGAGCTCCGAGGTGAGGAGCGCCCACTCCTTTCTTTCAAAGGCGTCTGGATTGGCCTGTATCAGGAGGTAGGAGCCGGCAGTCATAGCCACGTCTCGAAGGGTCGAGAGGGTTTTCATAAGCTCCGTAAAACCGACGTGAAGGGCTATGTACTCACAGTCTTCGACGAGCATGAGGACGTTGCCCTCCTGGAGAACCTCATAGAGTGCAGGTTTGGATGAAACGAAGGTGTTAGGTGTCAAGGCATTTTTCACAGGGGCGGAGCTAAGCCATATTATGTCCATGTCCCCACTCTTGAACCACTCTTTAAGCTTCTCAGGATGTTCCCTGGAGATTACCATGGCCCTC encodes:
- a CDS encoding DUF504 domain-containing protein; the encoded protein is MRKGSVKEVLAKLKYDPRENENDYYVVIEHRGAYGDVKKIPVEMIELGHGYFFVGDAQIPYHRILKVVRKDGKVIWETRKL